One Novosphingobium sp. EMRT-2 DNA segment encodes these proteins:
- a CDS encoding TonB-dependent receptor, translated as MAQAQAADAEAAESSDTIVVTAQRRQENILSVPVSVAVMKPETLHDIQAGGADTLLSLAGRVPSLNVESTTGRIFPRFYIRGLGNIDFYLGASQPVSIIQDDVVAEHVVLKSTPAFDIDQVEVLRGPQGSLFGRNTTAGIVKFDTVQPSATWRGQGSASWGSRNSVNIDAGVGGPLNSSGTLSFRLSGLYQHRDNWISNTYTGPSDDGTVPGKNVMGGFNERDVRLQIEAKPSDALTLRLSGHYRDYDGTASIFYRGSIKQGVRAVPDTLDLTKVSYDEAQNNPQAYKTKGASLKAIYDFGGITLTSITAYENAHGYSRGDTDGGAAADFGGTAPNYCAAGCGQSRGVLRGLDQWSQELRLASPDTGRFKWQIGGIYFDSRDMTEFDQRAYFLTSNALGTTPSPNNWVLLHNVNTSWGLFGQASYDLTEKLRVTGGVRVTNDTKTTELLKTADTVSGVVTFPATAARKVRLSDTQPSFDLSLLYRATPDLSLFARVARGFRGPTIQGRSAVFNSPFSTAQSEKNTSWEAGVKSAWLDNALTFNLTGFYYTVSDIQLNGNDSNGNGVLFNADKAVGYGMEAELGLRPARNLKFNIGFSLLHTEIKDKSVYAQAGAAGGVLSETVLNPTVRVGNNYFAQINGNPLPNAPDFNLNVSGRYDLPLNEKLRAFVGADFNLQGYTMYVPYKTVEYTSNGNFELGLKAGLAFERYELAFFARNLTDKRNLVGVIDTSNYRAGIYNDPRVFGVTLSGSFN; from the coding sequence ATGGCACAAGCCCAGGCGGCTGACGCCGAAGCGGCGGAATCGTCAGACACGATCGTCGTCACGGCACAACGCCGCCAGGAGAACATCCTGAGCGTGCCGGTCTCCGTTGCCGTCATGAAGCCCGAAACGTTGCACGACATCCAGGCCGGCGGTGCCGACACCCTGCTTTCGCTGGCGGGCCGCGTCCCCAGCCTCAACGTTGAATCGACCACGGGCCGCATCTTTCCGCGGTTCTACATCCGCGGCCTTGGCAACATCGACTTCTATCTGGGTGCGTCGCAGCCGGTGTCGATCATCCAGGACGACGTGGTGGCCGAGCATGTCGTGCTCAAGTCCACGCCGGCCTTCGACATCGATCAGGTGGAAGTGCTGCGCGGTCCGCAAGGATCGTTGTTCGGCCGCAACACCACCGCCGGCATCGTCAAGTTCGATACGGTGCAGCCGTCCGCTACCTGGCGCGGCCAGGGGTCCGCAAGCTGGGGCAGCCGCAACAGCGTCAACATCGATGCCGGCGTCGGCGGCCCGCTCAACAGCAGCGGCACGCTGAGCTTCCGCCTGTCCGGCCTTTACCAGCATCGCGACAACTGGATCAGCAACACCTACACCGGCCCCAGCGACGATGGCACCGTCCCCGGCAAGAATGTGATGGGCGGCTTCAACGAGCGCGACGTGCGCCTGCAGATCGAGGCCAAGCCTTCGGACGCGCTGACCCTGCGCCTGTCCGGTCACTATCGCGACTACGATGGCACCGCGTCGATCTTCTATCGCGGCTCCATCAAGCAGGGCGTGCGCGCCGTGCCCGATACGCTGGACCTGACGAAGGTTTCCTACGACGAAGCGCAGAACAACCCGCAGGCCTACAAGACCAAGGGCGCATCGCTGAAGGCGATCTACGATTTCGGCGGCATCACGCTGACGTCGATCACCGCCTATGAAAACGCCCATGGCTATAGCCGTGGCGACACCGACGGCGGCGCTGCGGCCGATTTCGGCGGCACCGCCCCGAACTATTGCGCGGCCGGCTGCGGCCAGTCGCGCGGGGTGCTGCGCGGGCTGGATCAGTGGTCGCAGGAACTGCGCCTCGCCAGCCCGGACACCGGCCGGTTCAAGTGGCAGATCGGGGGCATCTACTTCGATTCGCGCGACATGACCGAGTTCGACCAGCGCGCGTACTTCCTGACCAGCAATGCGCTGGGCACCACACCCAGCCCGAACAACTGGGTTCTTCTGCACAACGTCAACACCAGCTGGGGCCTGTTCGGCCAGGCCAGCTACGACCTGACCGAGAAGCTGCGCGTGACCGGCGGCGTGCGCGTGACGAACGACACCAAGACCACCGAACTGCTCAAGACCGCCGATACGGTGTCTGGCGTGGTAACGTTCCCGGCAACCGCGGCGCGCAAGGTGCGCCTTTCCGACACGCAGCCCAGCTTCGACCTGAGCCTGCTTTATCGCGCCACGCCGGATCTCAGCCTGTTCGCCCGTGTCGCGCGCGGCTTCCGTGGTCCGACCATTCAGGGCCGCTCTGCCGTGTTCAACTCGCCCTTCTCCACGGCGCAATCGGAAAAGAACACGTCCTGGGAAGCGGGCGTGAAAAGCGCCTGGCTTGATAACGCCCTGACGTTCAATCTGACCGGCTTCTACTACACGGTTTCGGACATCCAGTTGAACGGCAACGACAGCAACGGCAACGGCGTGCTGTTCAATGCCGACAAGGCTGTCGGCTATGGCATGGAAGCGGAACTGGGGCTGCGGCCGGCCCGCAACCTGAAGTTCAACATTGGCTTCAGCCTGCTACACACCGAGATCAAGGACAAGTCGGTCTATGCGCAGGCCGGCGCGGCCGGTGGCGTGCTTTCGGAAACGGTGCTCAACCCGACCGTGCGCGTGGGCAACAACTACTTCGCCCAGATCAACGGCAACCCGCTGCCCAACGCGCCTGACTTCAACCTCAACGTAAGCGGCCGCTACGACCTGCCGCTGAACGAGAAGCTGCGCGCGTTCGTGGGCGCGGACTTCAACCTGCAGGGCTATACGATGTACGTGCCCTACAAGACGGTGGAGTACACCTCGAACGGCAACTTCGAACTCGGCCTCAAGGCGGGTCTGGCTTTCGAGCGCTACGAGCTGGCCTTCTTCGCCCGCAACCTCACCGACAAGCGCAACCTTGTCGGCGTTATCGACACCTCGAACTACCGTGCCGGCATCTACAACGATCCGCGCGTGTTCGGCGTGACGCTGAGCGGGTCGTTCAATTGA
- the rpiB gene encoding ribose 5-phosphate isomerase B produces the protein MRIAIASDHAAFDLKAELREYLIGLGHEVADLGPETADRVDYPDYGYKLASVVADGTAAYGVALCGSGIGISIAVNRNPACRCALVSEPLSAALAREHNDANCIAMGARLTGVDMAKACLDAFLSTEFGGGRHAGRVDKLSHPQV, from the coding sequence ATGCGCATAGCCATTGCTTCCGATCACGCCGCGTTCGACCTCAAGGCGGAACTGCGCGAATATCTGATCGGTCTGGGCCACGAAGTCGCCGATCTTGGCCCGGAAACGGCCGATCGTGTCGATTACCCCGACTATGGCTACAAGCTGGCCTCGGTGGTCGCCGATGGCACCGCCGCCTATGGCGTGGCGCTGTGCGGATCGGGCATCGGCATCTCGATCGCGGTGAACCGCAATCCCGCCTGCCGCTGCGCGCTGGTTTCCGAGCCGCTGTCCGCCGCCCTGGCACGCGAACACAACGATGCCAACTGCATCGCTATGGGCGCGCGCCTGACCGGCGTCGACATGGCCAAGGCCTGCCTCGATGCGTTCCTGTCCACCGAATTCGGCGGCGGCCGCCATGCCGGCCGCGTCGACAAGCTTTCCCATCCCCAGGTCTGA
- the glyA gene encoding serine hydroxymethyltransferase — translation MTNAATATSEIRSSGFFTEHLESADAEVFAAIRGELKRQQTKIELIASENITSLAVLEATGSVFTNKYAEGYPGKRYYGGCEYADVVETLAIERAKKLFGCQFANVQPNSGSQMNQAVFLALLEPGDSFMGLDLNSGGHLTHGSPVNMSGKWFKPIPYGVREDDHLIDMDEVARLAREHKPKLIIAGGTAYSRVWDFPRFREIADEVGAWLLVDMSHFSGLVAGGAHPSPFPHAHVVTTTTHKSLRGPRSGVVLTNDEDIAKKINMAVFPGMQGGPLVHVIAAKAVAFGEALRPEFRAYAAQIVANARALASSLQEQGLAIVSGGTDNHLMLVDLTAKDVTGKAAEKGLDRAWLTCNKNGIPFDKRSPFVTSGIRLGTPAGTTRGFGVAEFRTIGQLIAEVVDGMARNGDEGDGQIEQRVRDRVAELCDRFPIYPEL, via the coding sequence ATGACCAATGCCGCCACCGCGACTTCGGAAATCCGCTCCTCGGGTTTCTTCACCGAACACCTTGAGAGCGCCGATGCCGAAGTCTTCGCGGCGATCCGGGGCGAACTGAAGCGCCAGCAGACCAAGATCGAGCTGATCGCCAGCGAGAACATCACCTCGCTTGCGGTACTCGAAGCCACGGGTTCGGTGTTCACCAACAAGTACGCCGAAGGCTATCCGGGCAAGCGCTATTATGGCGGCTGCGAATATGCCGACGTAGTCGAAACGCTGGCCATCGAGCGCGCCAAGAAGCTGTTCGGCTGCCAGTTCGCCAACGTGCAGCCCAATTCGGGCAGTCAGATGAACCAGGCCGTGTTCCTCGCTCTGCTGGAGCCGGGCGACAGCTTCATGGGGCTGGATCTCAATTCGGGCGGTCACCTGACCCACGGATCGCCCGTCAACATGAGCGGCAAGTGGTTCAAGCCGATCCCCTATGGCGTGCGCGAGGACGATCACCTGATCGACATGGACGAGGTTGCCCGCCTTGCCCGCGAACACAAGCCGAAGCTCATCATCGCGGGCGGCACCGCCTATTCGCGCGTGTGGGATTTCCCGCGCTTTCGCGAGATCGCCGATGAAGTGGGCGCTTGGCTGCTCGTCGATATGTCGCACTTCTCCGGCCTTGTCGCCGGCGGCGCGCACCCCTCGCCCTTCCCGCACGCGCACGTCGTCACCACCACCACGCACAAGTCGCTGCGCGGCCCGCGTTCGGGCGTGGTCCTCACCAATGACGAGGACATCGCCAAGAAGATAAACATGGCGGTGTTCCCCGGCATGCAGGGTGGCCCGCTCGTCCATGTGATCGCGGCCAAGGCGGTTGCCTTCGGCGAAGCGCTACGCCCCGAATTCCGGGCCTATGCCGCGCAGATCGTGGCGAACGCGCGCGCGCTGGCCTCGTCGCTGCAGGAGCAGGGTCTCGCCATCGTTTCGGGCGGCACCGACAACCACCTGATGCTGGTCGACCTGACGGCGAAGGACGTCACCGGCAAGGCGGCGGAAAAGGGCCTCGATCGCGCCTGGCTGACCTGCAACAAGAACGGCATCCCGTTCGACAAGCGCTCGCCCTTCGTCACCTCGGGCATCCGGCTCGGCACGCCGGCCGGCACCACGCGCGGCTTCGGCGTGGCCGAATTTCGCACGATCGGGCAGCTCATCGCCGAAGTGGTCGATGGCATGGCGCGCAACGGCGATGAAGGCGACGGGCAGATCGAACAGCGCGTGCGCGATCGCGTGGCCGAACTGTGCGATCGCTTCCCGATCTATCCGGAGTTGTAA
- the nrdR gene encoding transcriptional regulator NrdR, whose amino-acid sequence MRCPFCAHDNSQVKDSRPSEDNTSIRRRRQCESCGARFTTFERVQLREIMVVKSGDRREPFDRAKIEQSVALACRKRGVPQERLDRLVSSIQRQIETMGDTEVPSKAIGEMVMDGLRQIDSVSYIRFASVYRDFTEARDFEEFASTVREVGAH is encoded by the coding sequence ATGCGTTGCCCGTTCTGCGCGCATGACAACAGCCAGGTGAAGGACAGCCGGCCGAGCGAGGACAACACCTCGATCCGCCGGCGGCGCCAGTGCGAAAGCTGCGGCGCCCGCTTCACCACGTTCGAGCGCGTGCAGTTGCGCGAAATCATGGTGGTGAAATCGGGCGACCGGCGCGAACCGTTCGACCGCGCCAAGATCGAACAGTCCGTAGCCCTCGCCTGCCGCAAGCGCGGTGTGCCGCAGGAACGGCTCGACCGGCTGGTGTCCAGCATCCAGCGCCAGATCGAGACGATGGGCGACACCGAAGTGCCCTCCAAGGCGATTGGGGAAATGGTGATGGATGGGCTGCGCCAGATCGACAGCGTCTCCTACATCCGCTTCGCCAGCGTCTATCGCGACTTCACCGAAGCCCGCGATTTCGAGGAATTCGCCAGCACCGTGCGCGAAGTGGGCGCGCATTGA
- a CDS encoding RNA methyltransferase, with the protein MTQPAALPPVIVLVRPQLGENIGKAARAMLNFGLTEMRLISPRDGWPNPSAGPAASGADSVLEQARVFETLADAVADCAHVYATTVRKRGVTKPVVTPEEAARAITTAPGRSAIVFGPERSGLETDDVALARAILTVPINPEFGSLNLAQAVILCAYEWSKHVAAGDAALIQPTVEDLLPPAPQDEFEGMFAQLTEMLEPRGYFEPPSRAAATRRTLRTMLTKPGWNHLEIRTLRGVLSALRRTPEPKD; encoded by the coding sequence TTGACGCAGCCCGCCGCCCTTCCCCCGGTCATCGTTCTGGTCCGTCCGCAGCTTGGCGAGAATATCGGCAAGGCAGCCCGCGCCATGCTCAATTTCGGGCTGACCGAGATGCGGCTGATCTCGCCCCGCGACGGCTGGCCCAACCCGTCGGCCGGCCCGGCGGCCTCGGGCGCGGACAGCGTGCTGGAACAAGCGCGGGTGTTCGAAACGCTGGCCGACGCGGTGGCCGATTGCGCCCACGTCTATGCCACCACCGTGCGCAAGCGCGGCGTGACCAAGCCGGTGGTGACACCCGAGGAAGCCGCCCGCGCGATCACGACCGCGCCGGGCCGCAGCGCCATCGTGTTCGGGCCGGAGCGCTCCGGGTTGGAAACCGACGACGTGGCGCTGGCCCGCGCGATCCTGACCGTGCCGATCAACCCGGAATTCGGCTCGCTCAATCTGGCGCAGGCTGTGATCCTGTGCGCCTATGAATGGTCCAAGCATGTCGCGGCCGGCGACGCGGCGCTGATCCAGCCGACGGTCGAGGACCTGCTCCCGCCCGCCCCGCAGGATGAGTTCGAGGGCATGTTCGCCCAACTGACCGAGATGCTGGAGCCGCGCGGCTATTTCGAGCCGCCGAGCCGGGCGGCGGCCACGCGGCGTACGCTGCGCACCATGCTGACCAAGCCCGGCTGGAACCATCTCGAGATCCGCACCCTGCGCGGCGTGCTTTCAGCGCTGCGGCGCACGCCGGAGCCCAAGGACTGA
- a CDS encoding chorismate mutase has protein sequence MTLDDVFSGIDLVDRQLIDLLSRRFALVRAAAKLNDGRFNLDDEERRRAVLSAIRRRAFEQGVPVGLVGDFWDRLFDASVAFERQARERLRAGNE, from the coding sequence GTGACGCTGGACGACGTGTTCAGCGGCATTGATCTTGTCGATCGCCAACTCATCGACCTTCTGTCCCGGCGCTTTGCCTTGGTGCGCGCCGCGGCGAAACTCAACGACGGGCGTTTCAATCTGGATGACGAAGAACGGCGCAGGGCGGTCCTTTCGGCGATTCGCCGCCGCGCGTTCGAGCAGGGCGTGCCGGTGGGGCTGGTCGGCGATTTCTGGGATCGGCTGTTTGATGCTTCGGTCGCGTTCGAGCGCCAGGCGCGCGAACGGTTGCGCGCTGGCAACGAATAG
- the rpsD gene encoding 30S ribosomal protein S4 yields the protein MSKRKASKYKIDRRLGENIWGRPKSSVNRRSYGPGQHGQRRKSKVSDFGIQLRAKQKLKGYYGDVTEKQFKRTYQEAAKMKGDTGQNLIGLLEQRLDMVVYRAKFAPTIFSARQVVSHGHIYVNGVKCNIASRRVRPGDVVSLGKKAKEMALIAEAQALPEREVPDYVAAEGDKVTFTRVPTLDEVPYPVKMEPNLVVEFYSR from the coding sequence ATGTCGAAGCGCAAGGCATCGAAGTATAAAATTGACCGCCGTCTTGGGGAGAACATCTGGGGCCGTCCCAAGAGCTCGGTCAACCGCCGGAGCTATGGCCCCGGCCAGCACGGCCAGCGCCGCAAGAGCAAGGTGTCGGACTTCGGCATCCAGCTCCGCGCCAAGCAGAAGCTCAAGGGCTACTACGGCGACGTGACCGAGAAGCAGTTCAAGCGCACCTACCAGGAAGCCGCCAAGATGAAGGGCGATACCGGTCAGAACCTGATCGGCCTGCTCGAACAGCGCCTCGACATGGTCGTCTATCGCGCCAAGTTCGCGCCGACGATCTTCTCGGCCCGCCAGGTCGTTTCGCACGGCCACATCTACGTCAACGGAGTGAAGTGCAACATCGCGTCGCGCCGCGTGCGCCCCGGCGATGTCGTCAGCCTGGGCAAGAAGGCCAAAGAAATGGCGCTGATCGCCGAAGCGCAGGCGCTGCCCGAGCGCGAAGTGCCCGACTACGTCGCCGCCGAAGGCGACAAGGTGACCTTCACCCGCGTTCCGACGCTTGATGAAGTGCCCTATCCGGTGAAGATGGAACCGAACCTGGTCGTCGAGTTCTACTCGCGCTGA
- the tgt gene encoding tRNA guanosine(34) transglycosylase Tgt has product MTRFSFSIHATSGKARTGVITMKRGEIRTPAFMPVGTAATVKAMKVEDVRATGADIILGNTYHLMLRPGAERMARLGGLHKFMGWDRPILTDSGGYQVMSLSDLRKITEEGVTFASHLDGSRHMLSPERSMEIQRLLGSDVVMAFDECPRADQPRDVIARSMAMSMRWARRSREGFDSGGEHAENAALFGIQQGALDEGLRQESADALRDIAFDGYAIGGLAVGEGQEAMFATLDFAPDQLPQDRPRYLMGVGKPDDLVGAVERGVDMFDCVLPTRSGRNGQAFTWNGPLNLRNARFAEDTGPLDERCTCPVCAKYSRAYLHHLHKCGEMLGAMLTTEHNLSFYQQLMAGMRAAISAGAFAAFAADFRRDYLGR; this is encoded by the coding sequence ATGACCCGTTTTTCGTTCTCGATCCACGCCACCAGCGGCAAGGCGCGCACCGGCGTCATCACCATGAAGCGCGGCGAAATCCGCACCCCGGCCTTCATGCCCGTGGGCACGGCGGCAACCGTCAAGGCGATGAAGGTGGAAGACGTGCGCGCCACGGGTGCGGACATCATCCTGGGCAACACCTATCATCTGATGCTGCGCCCCGGCGCGGAGCGCATGGCGCGGCTGGGCGGGCTGCACAAGTTCATGGGCTGGGATCGCCCGATCCTGACCGACAGCGGCGGCTATCAGGTCATGAGCCTGTCGGATCTGCGCAAGATCACCGAGGAAGGCGTCACGTTCGCCAGCCATCTCGACGGATCGCGGCACATGCTATCGCCCGAACGCTCGATGGAGATCCAGCGCCTGCTGGGGTCCGACGTCGTCATGGCCTTCGACGAATGCCCGCGCGCCGATCAACCGCGCGATGTGATCGCCCGTTCGATGGCGATGTCGATGCGCTGGGCCAGGCGCAGCCGCGAAGGCTTCGATAGTGGCGGCGAGCACGCCGAAAACGCGGCGCTGTTCGGCATCCAGCAGGGTGCGCTGGACGAAGGCCTGCGCCAGGAAAGCGCCGACGCCTTGCGCGACATCGCCTTCGACGGTTACGCCATCGGCGGGCTGGCGGTGGGCGAGGGACAGGAGGCGATGTTCGCCACGCTCGATTTCGCGCCCGACCAGTTGCCGCAGGATCGCCCGCGCTACCTGATGGGGGTGGGCAAGCCCGATGACCTCGTCGGCGCCGTCGAACGCGGCGTGGACATGTTCGATTGCGTGCTGCCGACACGCTCGGGCCGCAACGGCCAAGCGTTCACCTGGAACGGCCCGCTCAACTTGCGCAATGCGCGGTTCGCGGAAGACACCGGCCCGCTGGACGAACGCTGCACCTGCCCGGTCTGCGCGAAATACAGCCGCGCCTATCTCCACCATCTGCACAAGTGCGGGGAAATGCTGGGCGCGATGCTGACGACGGAGCACAACCTCTCGTTCTACCAGCAGTTGATGGCCGGGATGCGGGCGGCTATCTCGGCCGGAGCTTTTGCCGCTTTCGCAGCGGACTTCCGGCGCGATTATTTGGGGCGATGA
- a CDS encoding TSUP family transporter: MIEPWLYPALTAVAVLTGFVDAIAGGGGLIMMPALIYTGLPPHVVLGTNKVQSACGTAMATLRYRRAGLFSIRPNLPTVAAIFAGALAGAMVIQRFDADVLRLVVPLLLMGIALYTVFSPRMDDHDSKARLSDRGYLPAAGAVGFYDGFFGPGAGQFYTTTLVGLRGLGLTRATGLTKLFNLTSNVASIVVFASGGQVLWLLGLCMGAGAMTGAWLGSHWATRLGARLIRPLLVTVSLGLTARLVWSWFAQ, translated from the coding sequence ATGATCGAACCGTGGCTCTATCCCGCGCTGACCGCCGTGGCCGTGCTGACCGGCTTCGTCGACGCCATCGCCGGCGGCGGCGGGCTGATCATGATGCCGGCGCTGATCTACACCGGCCTGCCGCCGCATGTGGTACTGGGCACCAACAAGGTGCAATCCGCCTGCGGCACCGCGATGGCGACGCTACGCTACCGCCGCGCCGGGCTGTTTTCGATACGCCCCAACCTTCCCACGGTGGCGGCGATCTTCGCGGGCGCACTGGCGGGAGCGATGGTGATCCAGCGGTTCGATGCCGATGTGCTGCGGTTGGTGGTGCCGTTGCTGCTGATGGGAATCGCGCTCTACACCGTGTTTTCGCCGCGCATGGACGATCACGACAGCAAGGCGCGGCTTAGCGACCGCGGCTATCTGCCGGCGGCCGGCGCGGTGGGCTTCTACGACGGCTTTTTCGGCCCCGGCGCCGGCCAGTTCTACACGACCACGCTGGTCGGGCTGCGCGGGCTGGGCCTGACGCGGGCGACCGGGCTGACCAAGCTGTTCAACCTGACCAGCAACGTCGCCAGCATCGTGGTATTCGCCTCGGGCGGGCAAGTGCTGTGGCTGCTGGGCCTGTGCATGGGCGCGGGCGCGATGACCGGGGCGTGGCTTGGCTCGCACTGGGCGACGCGGCTGGGCGCGCGGCTGATCCGGCCGCTACTGGTGACAGTAAGCCTGGGGTTGACGGCGCGGCTGGTGTGGAGCTGGTTCGCGCAATAG
- a CDS encoding AI-2E family transporter: MTRRESEARRARLVLVALLVALALWIVREFLPALAWAVIIAVAIDPLYLRLRRRWNGRIARVLLPAAITLAVALVVLVPLLFAIGQALAEARQIAQGFEWARNNGIAPPAWLDGTAPFARSWWQAHLADPHAPGFVLGRMLDVDVVMHGRLIGSNLMHRAVVFAFTLMTLFFLLRDRDAIVEQCLRASDRVFGPAGERIGRQAINSVRATIDGLVLVGIGEGAVMTIVYSLLGTPHPIMLGTLTAVAATIPFGAAVMFAVAAALQIAMGSPVNAGIIVVSGLIVLAVADHLVRPAIIGGATRLPFLWVLIGILGGAATFGILGLFVGPATMAVLVMLWRDFADGAGQGGEAPSE; the protein is encoded by the coding sequence ATGACGCGCCGGGAAAGCGAAGCGCGCCGCGCGCGGCTGGTGCTGGTGGCGCTGCTGGTGGCGCTGGCGCTGTGGATCGTGCGCGAATTCCTGCCGGCACTGGCCTGGGCGGTGATCATCGCAGTGGCGATCGATCCGCTCTATCTGCGCTTGCGCCGCCGCTGGAATGGGCGGATCGCGCGCGTGCTGCTGCCGGCGGCGATAACGCTGGCCGTGGCGCTGGTCGTGCTGGTGCCGCTGCTGTTCGCGATCGGGCAGGCGCTGGCGGAGGCGCGGCAGATCGCGCAGGGCTTTGAATGGGCGAGGAACAACGGCATCGCGCCGCCGGCCTGGCTGGACGGCACGGCGCCGTTCGCGCGCTCGTGGTGGCAGGCCCACCTTGCCGATCCCCACGCGCCGGGCTTCGTGCTCGGCCGGATGCTGGATGTCGATGTGGTCATGCATGGCCGGCTTATCGGCAGCAACCTGATGCACCGCGCCGTGGTGTTCGCCTTCACGCTGATGACGCTGTTCTTCCTGTTGCGCGACCGGGATGCGATCGTCGAACAGTGCCTTCGCGCCAGCGACCGCGTGTTCGGCCCGGCGGGAGAGCGGATCGGGCGGCAGGCGATCAATTCGGTGCGGGCCACGATCGACGGGCTGGTCCTTGTCGGGATCGGCGAAGGCGCGGTGATGACGATCGTCTATTCGTTGCTGGGAACGCCCCACCCGATCATGCTCGGCACCCTGACGGCGGTTGCGGCCACGATCCCGTTCGGTGCGGCGGTGATGTTCGCCGTGGCTGCCGCCTTGCAGATCGCGATGGGATCGCCGGTCAACGCCGGCATCATCGTGGTCAGCGGGCTGATCGTGCTGGCGGTAGCGGACCATCTCGTCCGCCCCGCGATCATCGGAGGAGCGACACGGTTGCCGTTCCTGTGGGTGCTGATTGGCATTCTGGGCGGTGCGGCCACGTTCGGCATTCTCGGCCTGTTCGTGGGGCCGGCGACGATGGCGGTGCTGGTGATGCTGTGGCGGGATTTCGCCGACGGTGCCGGGCAGGGCGGCGAGGCGCCGTCCGAATAG